The DNA sequence GACCGGATAGGAACATGGCAAAGCTTGAGGCAAAAGGCGTAAGACCGGAGAGCGCCAGGCCGGCAGCAACGCCAACCAGATTCTGCTCGGCCACGCCGACATTGAAAAAGCGTTCCGGGAATTCTCTGGCAAACTTGTGCGTGCGCGTGGATTCAGAGAGGTCGGCGTCCAGAACGACGACATCCTTCCGCTCACGGCCCAGCTGGAGCAGCGCTTCTCCGTAGCCGTCGCGCGTCGCTTTTCTTTCCAGAGTTCGGTCCTCCCCGGCCCCAGTCGCTCAGCCCTTGAGAGCTGCGGCTTTGTCGGTGCGCTCCCAGGTGAAGGTCTCGCCGCTGCGGCCAAAATGGCCGTAGGCTGCCGTGTCCTGGTAGCGACGTCCCTTCTCGGTGAGTTGCAGGGTGCGATTGATTCCGGACGGACGAAAATCGAACACACTGCGCACGCGCTTTGCAATTTCGTCGTCAGCGATTTTTCCGCTGCCGAAGGAATCGACCATAATGGAAACGGGCTCCGGAAACCCGATCGCGTAAGAAACTTGTACTTCGCAACGATCGGCCAGTCCTGCCGCCACCACGTTCTTGGCGGCGTAGCGGCACATGTAAGCGGCGCTGCGGTCGACCTTGGAGGGGTCTTTGCCGGAGAAGGCGCCGCCGCCGTGACGACCCCAGCCGCCGTAGGTATCGACAATGATCTTGCGCCCGGTGAGGCCACAGTCGCCATGCGGGCCGCCGACCACGAACTTGCCAGTCGGATTGATCAAGTAGCGGGTGTTCTGCAGCAACTCTGCCGGCAGCACCTTCTTGATGATCTGCTCAATCATCATTTCTTCCAGCTGCTTGTGCTGCAGATTTTCGCGGTGTTGTGTTGAGACGACTACAGTGTCGATACGCGCCGGCTTGCCATCGCGGTACTCAACAGTTACCTGGCTTTTCGCGTCCGGGAGAATGTCTTTCATCGCGCCGCTATGGCGCTGATCGGCCAGAAGGTGGAGGATGCGATGCGAAAGCGTGATCGGCATCGGCATCAATTCTTCTGTCTCGTTGATGGCAAAACCAAACATCATACCCTGGTCGCCGGCGCCCTGTTCTTTGAAGAGACCCTCGCCCTCGGTTACGCCCTGCGAAATATCCGGGGATTGTTCATGGACGCGAACCATGACCTCGGCGGTATCCGCATTGAAACCAATATCATTGTGCGTATAACCAATCTGGCGAATCACCTGACGCGCAATCTTCTCAACATCGACGCTGCTTTTGGAGGTAATCTCGCCAGCCACGCAGCAAAAGTCGGTGGTCACCAGGGTCTCGCAGGCTACCCGGCTCTTATTATCGCCGGCCAGATAGGCATCCAGCACCGCGTCGGAGATCTGGTCGCAGACCTTGTCAGGATGGCCCTCGGACACGGATTCGGAAGTGAATAGAAAGTTTTTCAAAGACATGCTCAGGTTTCCTGATTGCCGCCAACTATGGCGAATCTGATACGATTTTTCCAGCGACTCGAACGTCAATGAAAATGTCCCACTCAAACTGGCGGAACCGGAGCGGCTGGCTGGCAGCGCGCAACATGATGCTTGCGGCGGCGGCGCTGCTTTCTTCGGCTTGCAGCTGGGCTGGCTACCTGGGACAGGCAGGTTGCGGCCAGGCCAGTATTCTCTGGCGTCGGACGCCGATTGACCGCGTTCTGCAATCGACCGACTTATCTCAGACGGATCGCGAGGCCCTGCTCTTCGTGCAAGAGGTGCGTCGCTTTGCCATTGAGCGCCTTGGGCTGCGCGCCGGTCAAACCTACACCCAGATCTCGCGCATCGATCGCGAAGCGCTGGCCTGGAACGTAAGTGCGGCCCCGGAGCTGCAACTGCAGCCAGTTACGTGGTGGTTTCCAATCGTGGGTCGGATACCCTATCTTGGCTACTTCAGTCGCGAGGAGGCCGAGGCGCGAGCCCGGCAGTTGAGTGAGGAAGGATATGATGTGCAGC is a window from the Leptospirales bacterium genome containing:
- the metK gene encoding methionine adenosyltransferase, with amino-acid sequence MSLKNFLFTSESVSEGHPDKVCDQISDAVLDAYLAGDNKSRVACETLVTTDFCCVAGEITSKSSVDVEKIARQVIRQIGYTHNDIGFNADTAEVMVRVHEQSPDISQGVTEGEGLFKEQGAGDQGMMFGFAINETEELMPMPITLSHRILHLLADQRHSGAMKDILPDAKSQVTVEYRDGKPARIDTVVVSTQHRENLQHKQLEEMMIEQIIKKVLPAELLQNTRYLINPTGKFVVGGPHGDCGLTGRKIIVDTYGGWGRHGGGAFSGKDPSKVDRSAAYMCRYAAKNVVAAGLADRCEVQVSYAIGFPEPVSIMVDSFGSGKIADDEIAKRVRSVFDFRPSGINRTLQLTEKGRRYQDTAAYGHFGRSGETFTWERTDKAAALKG